A single region of the Salvia miltiorrhiza cultivar Shanhuang (shh) chromosome 8, IMPLAD_Smil_shh, whole genome shotgun sequence genome encodes:
- the LOC130996916 gene encoding DNA polymerase zeta catalytic subunit isoform X1, with translation MGRSSQPQLFSVRIVSIDYYMAPPIPDFDISYSSFHGGKVNEVPVIRIYGSTPAGQKTCLHVHQVLPYLYVPISDLGPIANDEADSCMHSVSLALEKALKLKGNTGSKRQHVHGCNLVRARKFYGYHSSEELFMKIYFYHPQDVSRAANLLLVGAVLDKNLQPYESHIPFLLQFLIDYNLYGMGHLHVSKMKFRHPVPDVYSHQKVKYNGKLRTSGDDSTCMAFQADLGGDFSLATPIWISSTIPDGWIWQFSNQPSSSAGEDNPLFRRQSTSELEADAVAHDIVNQQFISYVSMSQTPSNTKMVQSLIPIWEEEHEANGVTEVMLLDPEKPLPQDVLRDLLGGAEFEKFMEVFDDSDNWSLLTPESVESSAVCGDFLDPAAANLEESSYLPSNYSKAIEKVGPLISLKSPLQEFIAAETNETDAAYQLQLSANAEPSTAKDEDALRLLKWLASSQAAEDINSDDELAHETILSPLLPSKNIDKVLERANVDYESESQKECQDILDSVDMLNNEDRDGKPFQLAEYNDPNKLLMSRVIPQVDGSSDDLPSTPCSGEAPKTEYSEAKSNLEAQSWSRIASKLSNKHLNKRPQWGSLPVCCQKVSDFSPPKAKEDLGTSWTRNESDKLPLVKINKKKDVCHTGQASVIAECSTRDLMRRKRSSRVELSDYRRDAEYCSDSEYGSRDVILGSRLWSCDENKKDLTSLTNSHERKINSIVEACDEAFYIKPSCSPVSGDLHRSTREDGIDAENMPKNGNTECVDHNYSCSGEYLHSTVDCNVNVAVSSCKSEHTHVSTPETFGEVLGHTMLQTGIVESCAVPSNSAVGDPASNTACTSERSPTSVSMHKLHDVPADDLKGMGRETTHTQFENSPYCGRDPGMYEAYDSSKDVDKEAETVKLIAMTIPKKPPTIDWKQEGKTEAPLFLRNGVSSIAMSLQGRSANNLLPFFERNCLEEEQFPCVSPRKCGPVDNHEAVMGVPVLYQNDGSYLYMLTPVMSPPSRQSVDRWLSPDCSDIFRHKIDSPSRFLPISDGLSGDIVDSQDSQADDSNSILPESAYMPKRNQPPEHNQETKRKLESSCSLDTSQISGPDKKMRLTPLSQIGFRDPASAGQGQQLTLLSVEVQADSRGDLRPDPRFDAINVIVLVLQEDDESMFDTYVLLRWDSANVEKDLDAVSESKKFVFPEELQLFNHFTKLIHAFDPDVLMGWDVQSGSLGFLAERAAHLGIGLLNNISRTPSRINISSTDSRASEKEKDSKSVTAEIPYLENSIIEDEWGRTHASGVHVGGRIVLNIWRLMRNEVKLNMYTVEAVAETVLRRKIPYIPWKVLTRWFASGPGRARYRSIDYTSERAKLNLQILNQLDMINRTSELARVFGIDFFSVLSRGSQYRVESMFLRLAHTQNYLAISPGTQQVASQPAMECIPLVMEPESRFYADPVVVLDFQSLYPSMVIGYNLCFCTCLGKITPPKTHGLGVSSYSPDLKTLRNLKHELLVAPNGVAYVPSKVRRGILPRLLEEILSTRIMVKQAMKKLDPSQLVRHRILNARQLALKLIANVTYGYTAAGFSGRMPCAELADSIVQCGRRTLETAISFVNSNDKWKAKVIYGDTDSMFVLLKGRSVQEAFTIGREIASAITEMNPSPVTLKMEKVYHPCFLLTKKRYVGYSYESPDQSKPIFDAKGIETVRRDTCAAVSKTMEQSLRIYFESQDIDKVKTYVLRQWTKILSGRVSIQDFVFAKEVRLGTYAERAYSLPPAAIVATKSLRNDPRAEPRYAERIPYVVIHGEPGARLVDMVVDPFELLAISSPFRLNDIYYIRKQIIPALQRVFGLVGADLNQWFLDTPRPVREAAGKRQSLAQNPQRMRIDYYYSSKHCTLCGELVQGSAHLCGDCSKNETTVAIALAGRTSKLEKNIQHLAAICRDCGGGDWVVESGVKCTSLACSVFYERIKVQKEMQSLSEVATATGFYPKCMVEWF, from the exons ATGGGGAGGAGTTCGCAGCCCCAATTGTTCAGCGTCAGAATAGTTTCGATCGACTACTACATGGCGCCTCCAATTCCCGACTTCGACATTTCTTATAGCTCTTTCCACG GTGGGAAGGTGAACGAGGTTCCAGTGATAAGGATATACGGTTCGACGCCGGCTGGTCAGAAGACTTGTTTGCACGTTCATCAA GTTTTACCTTATTTGTATGTTCCTATTTCTGATCTGGGGCCTATAGCAAATGATGAAG CTGATTCATGCATGCATTCTGTATCTCTTGCCCTTGAGAAGGCCCTGAAG CTTAAAGGGAATACTGGCTCAAAACGTCAACATGTGCATGGTTGCAATCTCGTTCGTGCGAGGAAGTTTTACGGTTATCATTCTTCAGAGGAGCTATTTATGAAGATATATTT CTACCATCCACAGGATGTTTCTCGTGCTGCAAATCTTCTTCTG GTAGGTGCTGTACTGGATAAGAATTTGCAGCCATATGAATCACATATACCTTTTCTCCTGCAGTTCTTG ATTGACTACAATTTGTATGGAATGGGACATTTACATGTTTCTAAGATGAAGTTTCGCCATCCTGTTCCAGATGTTTATTCTCACCAGAAAGTCAAGTACAATGGTAAACTGAGAACATCAGGAGATGACTCCACTTGCATGGCTTTTCAG GCAGATTTAGGTGGTGATTTTTCTTTGGCTACTCCGATATGGATATCTTCTACGATTCCTGATGGATGGATATGgcaattttcaaatcaaccCAGTTCTTCAGCAGGTGAAGATAATCCACTATTCAGGCGCCAGAGTACCTCTGAACTGGAAGCGGATGCTGTAGCACATG ATATTGTAAATCAGCAGTTTATATCATATGTCTCTATGTCTCAAACCCCTTCCAACACAAAAATGGTTCAGTCGCTAATACCAATATGGGAG GAAGAACATGAGGCGAATGGGGTAACTGAAGTAATGCTTCTTGATCCAGAGAAACCACTACCACAAGATGTTTTAAGGGATCTGTTAGGTGGGGCTGAGTTTGAAAAATTTATGGAAGTGTTTGATGATTCAGATAACTGGTCACTTTTGACTCCTGAGTCAGTTGAGTCTTCAGCGGTTTGTGGAGATTTTCTCGACCCTGCGGCTGCTAACCTTGAAGAAAGCAGTTATTTGCCTTCCAATTATTCAAAGGCAATCGAAAAAGTTGGACCTTTAATATCATTAAAGTCACCACTTCAGGAATTTATTGCAGCAGAAACTAATGAGACTGATGCAGCTTATCAACTGCAACTATCTGCCAATGCGGAACCGTCAACTGCAAAG GATGAAGATGCCTTAAGGCTTTTAAAGTGGCTTGCATCTTCTCAAGCTGCAGAAGATATCAACTCTGATGATGAGCTCGCTCATGAGACAATTTTGAGTCCCTTACTTCCTTCAAAAAACATTGACAAAGTGTTAGAGAGAGCCAATGTGGATTATGAAAGTGAATCTCAGAAAGAGTGTCAAGATATTCTTGATTCTGTTGATATGCTTAATAATGAAGACCGCGACGGCAAACCCTTCCAGCTTGCTGAGTACAATGATCCTAACAAACTTTTGATGAGTAGGGTTATTCCGCAAGTGGATGGATCCAGTGATGATCTACCATCAACTCCCTGCTCAGGCGAGGCACCCAAAACAGAATATAGTGAAGCAAAGTCAAATTTGGAAGCACAATCATGGTCTAGAATAGCCTCAAAGTTGAGCAATAAGCATCTAAATAAAAGACCTCAATGGGGTTCTTTACCTGTTTGCTGTCAGAAAGTGAGTGACTTTTCACCTCCCAAGGCAAAAGAAGATTTGGGGACTTCTTGGACTAGAAATGAATCAGATAAACTTCCACttgtaaaaattaataagaaGAAAGATGTGTGTCACACAGGGCAAGCTAGTGTAATAGCTGAATGCTCTACACGGGATTTGATGAGGAGAAAACGGTCTTCTCGAGTTGAACTCTCTGATTATAGGAGGGATGCAGAATATTGCTCTGATTCTGAGTATGGAAGCAGAGACGTAATCCTTGGCTCAAGGCTGTGGAGTTGTGATGAAAACAAAAAGGACCTTACTTCACTGACAAACTCACATGAGAGGAAAATAAATTCCATTGTTGAGGCCTGCGATGAGGCTTTTTATATAAAACCATCTTGTTCCCCTGTTTCAGGGGATTTGCATCGATCAACTCGTGAGGATGGCATAGATGCAGAAAATATGCCAAAAAATGGAAATACAGAGTGTGTTGATCATAATTATAGCTGTTCTGGTGAATATTTGCACAGCACTGTTGATTGTAATGTGAATGTCGCTGTCAGCTCATGCAAGTCTGAACACACTCATGTTTCAACCCCGGAGACTTTTGGTGAAGTTTTAGGCCACACTATGCTGCAAACAGGTATTGTGGAATCATGTGCCGTCCCTTCAAACTCAGCTGTAGGTGACCCTGCATCCAACACTGCCTGCACAAGTGAAAGGTCTCCAACCTCAGTCTCTATGCACAAGTTGCACGATGTTCCAGCCGATGATTTGAAGGGCATGGGAAGGGAAACAACTCACACACAGTTTGAAAATTCACCATATTGTGGAAGAGATCCTGGCATGTATGAAGCTTATGACTCATCAAAAGATGTAGACAAGGAAGCTGAAACTGTAAAACTTATCGCCATGACCATTCCCAAGAAACCTCCAACAATAGATTGGAAACAGGAGGGCAAGACTGAAGCTCCTTTGTTTCTTAGAAATGGGGTTAGTAGCATAGCAATGTCTCTTCAGGGAAGATCGGCAAACAATTTGCTGCCTTTCTTCGAGAGGAATTGCCTGGAAGAAGAACAATTTCCATGTGTTAGCCCTAGAAAATGTGGGCCTGTCGATAACCATGAAGCAGTAATGGGTGTTCCTGTTCTTTACCAGAATGATGGGTCATATTTATACATGCTGACTCCTGTAATGTCGCCTCCATCAAGGCAATCTGTTGATAGATGGCTGTCTCCTGATTGCTCCGACATTTTCAGGCACAAGATAGACTCACCATCGCGATTTCTTCCAATATCTGATGGATTATCTGGTGATATAGTGGACTCACAGGATTCTCAGGCTGATGACAGTAACTCCATCCTGCCCGAGTCTGCTTATATGCCAAAGCGAAATCAACCACCAGAGCATAATCAAGAGACTAAGAGGAAACTAGAAAGCAGCTGCTCACTAGATACCTCTCAGATATCTGGTCCTGATAAAAAGATGAGGCTAACTCCATTAAGTCAGATTGGTTTTCGAGATCCAGCAAGTGCGGGTCAAGGACAGCAGCTTACATTGCTTAGTGTGGAGGTACAGGCTGATTCTAGAGGGGATTTAAGACCGGACCCTCGATTTGATGCCATCAATGTTATCGTTCTTGTTCTTCAAGAGGATGATGAATCTATGTTTGATACTTATGTGCTTCTGCGGTGGGATTCTGCTAATGTAGAAAAGGACCTTGATGCAGTTTCAGAGTCCAAGAAATTTGTTTTCCCAGAAGAATTACAATTGTTTAATCATTTCACGAAGCTAATCCATGCTTTTGACCCTGACGTTCTTATGGGCTGGGATGTTCAAAGCGGTTCCCTTGGGTTTCTGGCTGAAAGGGCAGCACATCTTGGCATCGGTTTGCTGAATAATATATCGAGGACACCATCTCGAATCAATATCTCTTCTACAGATTCTAGGGCttctgaaaaagaaaaagattccAAATCGGTAACTGCTGAAATACCCTATCTCGAGAACTCAATAATTGAGGACGAGTGGGGCCGGACGCATGCCAGTGGTGTTCATGTTGGTGGCAGAATTGTGCTTAATATCTGGAGACTAATGCGTAATGAAGTTAAGCTTAACATGTACACAGTTGAAGCTGTTGCCGAGACAGTGCTGAGGCGAAAAATTCCGTACATCCCTTGGAAAGTGCTAACAAGATGGTTTGCAAGTGGCCCTGGACGAGCACGGTATAGATCTATTGACTATACAAGTGAGAGAGCAAAGTTGAATTTACAGATTCTGAATCAGCTGGATATGATCAACCGAACATCAGAACTAGCTCGAGTATTTGGTATTGACTTCTTTTCTGTACTATCTCGAGGTTCACAGTATCGTGTCGAATCAATGTTTTTGCGTTTAGCGCACACACAGAACTATCTTGCCATTTCCCCCGGAACCCAACAGGTTGCCAGTCAACCAGCAATGGAATGTATACCGCTTGTTATGGAGCCAGAATCAAGGTTTTATGCAGATCCTGTCGTCGTTCTGGATTTTCAGTCTCTTTATCCATCAATGGTAATTGGATATAACCTTTGCTTTTGTACATGCCTGGGAAAGATCACACCTCCAAAAACACACGGACTTGGCGTCAGTTCGTATTCACCAGATTTAAAAACATTGCGCAATTTGAAACACGAGTTGCTGGTAGCTCCAAATGGTGTCGCCTATGTTCCTTCAAAAGTCCGGAGAGGTATACTGCCTAGGCTGTTAGAAGAGATATTGTCAACCAGAATCATGGTGAAACAAGCAATGAAAAAGCTGGATCCATCTCAGCTAGTTCGACACAGGATACTAAATGCTCGACAACTTGCTTTAAAGCTTATAGCAAATGTCACTTATGGCTATACAGCTGCTGGGTTTAGTGGACGCATGCCTTGTGCTGAACTTGCAGATAGTATCGTGCAGTGTGGCCGTAGAACTTTGGAAACTGCAATCTCGTTTGTAAACTCAAATGACAAGTGGAAAGCGAAAGTCATTTATGGTGATACAGATAG CATGTTCGTACTCCTTAAAGGGCGGTCTGTTCAAGAAGCATTCACGATTGGACGAGAAATTGCATCAGCAATAACTGAAATGAATCCGAGTCCCGTCACGTTGAAAATGGAAAAGGTTTACCACCCCTGCTTCCTCCTTACAAAGAAGCGATATGTGGGTTACAGCTACGAGAGTCCTGATCAGAGCAAGCCGATCTTTGATGCTAAGGGCATCGAGACAGTTCGAAGAGATACATGTGCTGCTGTATCTAAAACCATGGAGCAGTCATTAAGGATCTATTTTGAAAGCCAGGATATAGATAAG GTAAAAACTTACGTGCTGCGTCAGTGGACGAAAATATTATCCGGCAGGGTCTCCATTCAGGACTTTGTTTTTGCAAAGGAGGTTCGCCTAGGTACTTATGCTGAACGTGCTTATTCACTTCCACCAGCAGCAATTGTGGCCACTAAATCACTGCGCAACGACCCTCGGGCAGAACCTCGGTATGCTGAGCGGATACCTTATGTAGTGATCCACGGTGAGCCCGGTGCTCGTCTAGTAGACATGGTGGTCGATCCGTTTGAACTTCTAGCCATCAGTTCGCCTTTCAGATTAAATGATATCTATTACATCAGGAAACAAATCATCCCAGCTCTGCAGAGAGTGTTTGGACTGGTTGGAGCTGATCTGAACCAGTGGTTTCTGGACACGCCTCGCCCAGTGCGCGAAGCTGCTGGGAAACGCCAATCCCTCGCACAGAATCCACAGAGGATGAGAATCGATTACTACTACTCATCCAAGCACTGCACACTCTGTGGTGAGTTAGTTCAAGGATCAGCTCATCTTTGTGGTGACTGTTCCAAGAATGAAACAACTGTTGCTATAGCCTTGGCGGGAAGAACTTCGAAGCTCGAAAAGAATATCCAACACCTTGCTGCT ATATGTCGTGATTGTGGAGGAGGGGATTGGGTTGTTGAAAGTGGAGTGAAATGCACTTCATTGGCGTGCTCAGTTTTCTATGAGAGAATCAAAGTCCAGAAAGAAATGCAGTCGCTTTCTGAAGTAGCTACGGCAACTGGTTTCTATCCTAAATGCATGGTAGAATGGTTCTAA